A stretch of Microbacterium caowuchunii DNA encodes these proteins:
- a CDS encoding FAD-dependent monooxygenase — MTAFTDIIGTADQRDTEAAGSEFDTDVLVVGAGPTGAATALALATYGTRVMMISQWSWLANTPRAHITNLRAVEVLRDLGVEEEAKLFALPWDEMGDTLFTTSLAGPEVARLQTWGTGDERAGDYITSSPCRMLDLPQTLLEPVLVKKAAERGTKVAFSTRYLGHTQDERGVSVRLLDRTSGNEYTVRARYLVGADGAKSQIAEEIGLEYEGHLARAGTVYVRFRGDLSKYVAHRPSVLHWILNPAASFGEIGMGLLRCVRPWNEWIAGWGFDKAAGEPELTEDQMRDQIRTLVGDPDFDPEIEGLSTWYVNQQHALGMSKGRVFCGGDATHRHPPSNGLGSNTCIQDAFNLAWKLAYVVRGDAGPGLLESYSDERVPVGAQIVARANRSRIEYADLRACFDTDAGDGTRSAEAALERLQATTPEGAELRARLVQAIDLKNYEYNAQGVEMNQRYVSSAVVPDESAGDEVFARDPELYVQPTTRPGAKLPHAWLVDRTGHRTSTLDVVGKGSFALITGLSGTAWQSAANELGLPFLRTIVVGEVDYQDPYGYWAKAREVAEAGAILVRPDGYVAWRQVDAVWDATVAGELLRGALGRVLDRAL, encoded by the coding sequence ATGACTGCTTTCACCGACATCATCGGAACAGCCGACCAACGGGACACGGAGGCGGCGGGTTCGGAGTTCGACACGGACGTCCTCGTCGTCGGTGCCGGCCCCACGGGCGCGGCCACCGCACTCGCCCTCGCGACGTACGGGACGCGGGTCATGATGATCTCGCAGTGGTCGTGGCTGGCCAACACGCCGCGCGCCCACATCACGAACCTCCGTGCGGTCGAGGTGCTCCGGGACCTGGGCGTGGAAGAGGAAGCCAAGCTGTTCGCGCTTCCGTGGGACGAGATGGGTGACACGCTCTTCACGACGTCGCTCGCCGGACCGGAGGTCGCGCGGCTGCAAACGTGGGGCACCGGCGACGAGCGCGCCGGCGACTACATCACCTCGAGCCCGTGCCGCATGCTCGATCTGCCGCAGACGCTTCTCGAGCCGGTCCTGGTCAAGAAGGCGGCCGAACGCGGAACCAAGGTCGCATTCTCCACCCGGTATCTCGGGCACACCCAGGACGAGCGAGGCGTCTCGGTCCGCCTGCTCGACCGGACGTCCGGGAACGAGTACACCGTGCGCGCTCGCTACCTTGTCGGCGCGGACGGCGCGAAGAGTCAGATCGCCGAAGAGATCGGTCTGGAGTACGAGGGACACCTCGCCCGCGCGGGAACCGTGTATGTGCGGTTCCGCGGAGACCTGTCGAAGTACGTGGCGCACCGGCCCAGCGTCCTGCACTGGATCCTGAATCCGGCGGCCTCGTTCGGTGAGATCGGCATGGGCCTGCTGCGTTGCGTGCGCCCCTGGAACGAGTGGATCGCCGGCTGGGGCTTCGACAAGGCGGCCGGTGAGCCCGAGCTGACCGAAGACCAGATGCGTGATCAGATCCGGACGCTGGTCGGGGACCCCGATTTCGATCCCGAGATCGAAGGGCTCTCCACCTGGTACGTCAACCAGCAGCACGCCCTCGGGATGTCCAAGGGACGCGTGTTCTGCGGAGGCGACGCCACGCACCGGCACCCGCCGAGCAACGGCCTCGGATCGAACACCTGCATCCAGGACGCCTTCAACCTCGCGTGGAAGCTGGCGTATGTCGTGCGCGGTGATGCCGGTCCCGGCCTGCTCGAAAGCTACAGCGACGAGCGGGTCCCGGTCGGCGCGCAGATCGTGGCACGTGCGAACAGGTCGCGTATCGAATACGCCGACCTGCGCGCCTGCTTCGACACGGACGCCGGCGACGGCACGCGTTCTGCCGAGGCGGCGCTCGAGCGACTGCAGGCGACGACGCCCGAGGGCGCCGAGCTGCGTGCCCGCCTGGTCCAGGCAATCGACCTGAAGAACTACGAGTACAACGCGCAGGGCGTGGAGATGAACCAGCGGTACGTGAGTTCGGCTGTCGTGCCGGACGAGTCCGCCGGGGATGAGGTGTTCGCCCGCGACCCCGAGCTGTACGTGCAGCCGACGACCCGGCCGGGCGCGAAGCTCCCGCACGCGTGGCTGGTCGACCGTACCGGGCACCGCACGTCGACCCTCGACGTCGTCGGGAAGGGCTCCTTCGCATTGATCACCGGGCTCTCCGGCACGGCGTGGCAGAGCGCGGCGAACGAGCTCGGCCTGCCGTTCCTGCGCACGATCGTGGTCGGCGAGGTCGACTACCAGGACCCGTACGGCTACTGGGCCAAGGCCCGGGAGGTCGCGGAGGCGGGAGCGATCCTGGTGCGCCCGGACGGATATGTCGCGTGGCGGCAGGTGGATGCGGTGTGGGACGCGACCGTGGCCGGAGAACTCCTGCGGGGTGCGCTCGGTCGGGTCCTCGATCGCGCCCTCTGA
- a CDS encoding AtzH-like domain-containing protein, with product MTAVFDIPDDLFSAFDRYERAVLDNDLAVLDEMFATGPGTMRGDGAGLLVGHDTISAFRGVRGGVPPREIERIEYRPLADGVALLVSVSRYHGGGTGLQTQLWQRQDDRWVITAAHVTPRAPAFDRSVWRTVGDPLFQGAWEGPLRGLTVAVKDLFAIKGYRIGAGNPAYLESARAETTTAPAVADLLRGGASLRGIARTDEFAYSIAGDNVHYGTPPNGALPGALPGGSSSGPATAVATGQAEIGLATDTAGSVRVPASYQGLWGLRTTHGLVPRQGLLPLAQSFDTVGWLTRDGDTLQRVVDWCLSYDGSDSTESVYGESGDDLPWRFAVPDEVMDAVEPDTRAAFDTLLARLAASDDPPVLRRVALGPLDDHFEPFRTVQAAEAWRNNAEWLRAHPGATGPAVAERFRAASRVTAAEEATARARLDDLRGRLHETVRDVVLLLPTVPGPAPSRTADGARVDAVRQATLRMTTPAAIGGLPALSVPLLTVQAAQGPAPVGVCLVSRSGTDIALVRLARRLAAAVRAL from the coding sequence ATGACCGCGGTCTTCGACATCCCGGACGACCTGTTCTCCGCGTTCGACCGCTACGAGCGCGCGGTGCTCGACAACGACCTGGCGGTGCTCGACGAGATGTTCGCGACCGGGCCGGGCACGATGCGCGGGGACGGAGCGGGGCTCCTCGTCGGGCACGACACGATCAGCGCGTTCCGGGGTGTCCGCGGCGGGGTCCCGCCGCGGGAGATCGAACGGATCGAGTACCGACCGCTCGCCGACGGGGTCGCGCTGCTGGTATCCGTGTCGCGCTACCACGGCGGTGGCACCGGGCTGCAGACGCAGCTCTGGCAGCGCCAGGACGACCGCTGGGTCATCACCGCGGCGCACGTCACGCCGCGCGCGCCGGCGTTCGACCGGTCGGTGTGGCGCACGGTCGGCGACCCGCTCTTCCAGGGAGCCTGGGAGGGGCCGCTGCGCGGACTGACGGTGGCGGTGAAGGACCTCTTCGCGATCAAGGGCTACCGGATCGGTGCCGGCAACCCGGCCTACCTCGAATCAGCCCGCGCCGAGACGACCACCGCACCGGCGGTCGCCGACCTGCTGCGGGGCGGGGCCTCCCTGCGCGGCATCGCCCGCACCGACGAGTTCGCGTACTCGATCGCAGGCGACAACGTGCACTACGGGACGCCGCCGAACGGCGCGCTGCCGGGAGCCCTGCCGGGCGGTTCGTCGAGCGGCCCGGCGACCGCCGTCGCCACCGGCCAGGCCGAGATCGGTCTGGCCACCGACACCGCCGGCTCCGTCCGGGTGCCCGCCTCCTATCAGGGCCTCTGGGGCCTGCGCACGACCCACGGCCTCGTACCCCGGCAAGGGCTCCTGCCCCTCGCGCAGTCCTTCGATACGGTCGGCTGGCTCACGCGCGACGGCGACACGCTCCAGCGGGTCGTGGACTGGTGCCTCAGCTACGACGGCTCCGACTCCACGGAGAGCGTGTACGGTGAGTCCGGCGACGACCTGCCCTGGCGCTTCGCCGTCCCCGACGAGGTGATGGATGCCGTGGAGCCCGACACCCGCGCGGCGTTCGACACCCTGCTGGCGCGACTGGCCGCATCCGACGATCCGCCGGTGCTGCGCCGGGTCGCGCTCGGTCCGCTCGATGATCACTTCGAGCCGTTCCGCACGGTGCAGGCGGCCGAAGCGTGGCGGAACAACGCGGAGTGGCTGCGTGCCCACCCGGGCGCCACCGGTCCTGCCGTCGCCGAGCGCTTCCGCGCCGCCAGCCGGGTCACCGCCGCGGAGGAGGCGACGGCCCGCGCGCGACTCGACGACCTGCGCGGTCGCCTCCACGAGACGGTCCGCGACGTCGTGCTGCTGCTGCCGACGGTTCCCGGCCCCGCCCCCTCGCGGACGGCCGACGGCGCCCGGGTCGACGCGGTGCGCCAGGCGACCCTCCGGATGACGACACCGGCCGCCATCGGCGGGCTCCCCGCCCTCTCGGTTCCGCTGCTGACCGTGCAGGCCGCGCAGGGCCCCGCCCCGGTCGGAGTCTGCCTCGTCTCGCGGAGCGGGACCGACATCGCCCTCGTCCGCCTCGCCCGCCGGCTCGCCGCGGCGGTGCGGGCGCTCTGA
- a CDS encoding adenine phosphoribosyltransferase: MLKTDSDRFTSADPGLVPALERAESLITLIPDYPKPGILFRDVAPLLADGPALRAVTDALIAPFAGEFDVVAGVEARGFLLAGAVAIAAGVGLVPIRKAGKLPRPAASADYTLEYGTATIEMHDDIPVGTRVLLLDDVLATGGTIAAAKDLVARVGGVVTGTAVLMELEGLGGREILGDPRLHHIFRG, encoded by the coding sequence GTGCTGAAAACCGACTCCGACCGCTTCACCTCCGCCGATCCCGGCCTCGTTCCGGCGCTCGAGCGGGCCGAGAGTCTCATCACCCTGATCCCCGATTACCCGAAGCCCGGCATCCTCTTCCGGGACGTCGCGCCGCTGCTCGCGGACGGCCCGGCGCTGCGCGCCGTCACGGACGCCCTGATCGCCCCGTTCGCCGGGGAGTTCGACGTCGTGGCCGGTGTGGAGGCGCGCGGGTTCCTGCTCGCCGGGGCGGTGGCCATCGCCGCCGGCGTGGGTCTCGTGCCGATCCGGAAGGCCGGGAAGCTGCCGCGCCCCGCGGCATCCGCCGACTACACGCTCGAGTACGGCACCGCGACCATCGAGATGCACGACGACATCCCGGTCGGAACGCGCGTACTGCTGCTGGACGACGTGCTCGCCACCGGCGGCACGATCGCCGCCGCGAAGGACCTCGTCGCCCGGGTGGGTGGCGTCGTGACGGGCACGGCCGTGCTCATGGAGCTGGAGGGCCTCGGCGGGCGCGAGATCCTCGGCGACCCCCGCCTGCACCACATCTTCCGCGGCTGA
- the uraD gene encoding 2-oxo-4-hydroxy-4-carboxy-5-ureidoimidazoline decarboxylase, translating into MHLDEFNALDPAAAAQTVAVWAAVPGWVDAVVAARPYASAGALAAYAGQLAAVWSRADLDAALAHHPRIGEKPTGTGAEAAASRSEQAAMATAEDDIAAAIAQGNRAYEARFGRVFLIRAAGRTPGEMLSELKRRLENDDETEAREATAQLAEIALLRLRTAIDADAAEPEEAE; encoded by the coding sequence ATGCATCTCGACGAGTTCAACGCGCTCGATCCGGCCGCCGCAGCACAGACGGTGGCCGTGTGGGCCGCCGTCCCCGGCTGGGTGGACGCCGTGGTCGCAGCGCGCCCCTACGCCTCGGCGGGCGCTCTCGCCGCCTACGCCGGTCAGCTCGCCGCGGTCTGGTCGCGCGCCGACCTGGACGCGGCGCTCGCGCACCATCCCCGGATCGGCGAGAAGCCGACCGGAACCGGTGCGGAGGCTGCCGCATCCCGCTCGGAGCAAGCAGCCATGGCCACGGCCGAGGACGACATCGCCGCCGCGATCGCCCAGGGCAATCGCGCCTACGAAGCACGGTTCGGGCGCGTGTTCCTCATCCGCGCCGCCGGGCGCACGCCCGGCGAGATGCTGAGCGAGCTGAAGCGCCGGCTGGAGAACGACGACGAGACCGAAGCCCGGGAGGCGACCGCCCAGCTGGCCGAGATCGCGCTGCTGCGCCTGCGCACGGCGATCGACGCGGATGCCGCCGAGCCGGAGGAGGCCGAATGA
- a CDS encoding amidohydrolase yields MGIDLEALYIDLHRHPELSFQETRTAGVVTRALTALGIPFEEGVGRTGVVAVLRNEEGPVVWLRADMDALPVEERTGLDYASTARGVDPSGAAVPVMHACGHDMHVTALLGALERLAASRTEWSGTVVAVFQPAEEFGAGAQAMIADGVLERFPAPDVVLGQHLTPLPAGMIGVRPGTQMSASDGLTVTLHGRGGHGSRPHATIDPIAMAAATIMRLQTIVSREVDPRDVAVVTVGSIHAGLKHNIIPAEATLQLSLRYPDDAARDRVLEKVERVVRAEAAASGAEQPPTIVTDHTLPPTINDLAATDRVTTAFRREFGEHAVIDPGMFTGSEDVSWFARDSGAPLVFWFWGGVDPELFARATAAGTVDRDVPTNHSPFFAPVLHPTIERGVEALVVAAREWLG; encoded by the coding sequence ATGGGAATCGACCTCGAAGCGCTGTACATCGACCTGCACCGCCATCCCGAGCTGTCGTTCCAGGAGACCCGCACGGCGGGGGTCGTCACGCGCGCGCTGACGGCGCTCGGCATCCCCTTCGAGGAGGGCGTCGGCCGCACCGGCGTCGTCGCCGTGCTCCGCAACGAAGAAGGCCCCGTCGTCTGGCTGCGGGCGGACATGGACGCCCTCCCGGTGGAGGAGCGCACCGGCCTGGACTATGCGAGCACGGCGCGTGGCGTCGATCCGTCCGGAGCCGCGGTGCCGGTGATGCACGCCTGCGGGCACGACATGCACGTCACCGCACTTCTCGGCGCACTGGAGCGTCTGGCCGCCTCACGCACGGAGTGGTCCGGCACGGTGGTCGCCGTCTTCCAGCCCGCGGAGGAGTTCGGCGCGGGCGCTCAGGCGATGATCGCCGACGGTGTGCTCGAGCGGTTCCCGGCCCCCGATGTCGTGCTCGGTCAGCACCTGACTCCGCTCCCGGCCGGGATGATCGGGGTACGCCCGGGGACGCAGATGTCCGCCTCCGACGGGCTGACGGTCACGCTGCACGGTCGGGGCGGGCACGGGTCGCGCCCGCACGCGACGATCGATCCGATCGCGATGGCCGCAGCGACCATCATGCGCCTGCAGACGATCGTCTCCCGGGAGGTGGACCCGCGCGACGTGGCGGTGGTCACCGTCGGCTCCATCCATGCGGGGCTGAAACACAACATCATCCCCGCCGAGGCGACGCTGCAGCTCAGCCTGCGCTACCCGGACGACGCCGCGCGAGATCGCGTGCTGGAGAAGGTGGAGCGCGTCGTCCGCGCGGAGGCGGCCGCATCCGGGGCCGAGCAGCCACCCACGATCGTCACCGACCACACCCTGCCGCCGACGATCAACGACCTGGCCGCGACCGACCGCGTCACGACCGCGTTCCGCCGGGAGTTCGGGGAGCACGCCGTCATCGACCCCGGCATGTTCACCGGCAGCGAGGACGTCTCGTGGTTCGCCCGCGATTCCGGCGCACCGCTCGTCTTCTGGTTCTGGGGCGGGGTGGATCCGGAACTCTTCGCTCGGGCGACGGCCGCCGGCACGGTCGATCGCGACGTGCCGACCAACCACTCCCCGTTCTTCGCTCCGGTCCTCCATCCGACGATCGAACGGGGCGTCGAAGCCCTCGTCGTGGCGGCGCGGGAGTGGCTCGGCTGA
- the allB gene encoding allantoinase AllB, translated as MTPPPPSAIAAQRVFLDGGFHAATVHIAHGRIAAVTDFDPDAQTVLPDDAVLLPGLVDSHVHLDEPGRTEWEGFATGTAAAAAGGVTTVVDMPLNSSPVTTSPDALAVKRAAAAGKLAVDVAYWGGAVPENLGALHPLFQAGVVGVKCFLSPSGIDEFGHLDPAQLEAALAELAAFDGLLIVHAEDPAHLHADGPLGVRYEDFLASRPPESERDAIRTVIAAARRTGARVHIVHVSDGAALADVAAAKADGVRITVETCPHYLTLDAAEVPDGAADHKCCPPIRDRANQDLLWAGVVDGTIDAIVSDHSPSTVALKTEPDFGLAWGGIAGLQTGLSAVHTAALARGIALEHLIPLMTTGPARIAGLGARGTIAVGRPAHLAVFRPGASITIDAADLEYRNPVSPWHGRTLTGLIETTYVHGEPVYRRGEPVVARPGREIIAAIEEEAA; from the coding sequence ATGACACCTCCTCCGCCGAGCGCCATCGCCGCGCAGCGCGTGTTCCTGGACGGCGGTTTCCACGCCGCGACCGTGCACATCGCGCACGGCCGGATCGCGGCGGTCACCGATTTCGACCCGGATGCGCAGACCGTGCTGCCCGACGACGCGGTGCTGCTCCCCGGCCTCGTCGACTCGCACGTGCACCTCGACGAGCCCGGCCGCACCGAATGGGAGGGATTCGCCACCGGTACGGCCGCCGCGGCCGCGGGCGGCGTGACCACGGTGGTCGACATGCCGTTGAACAGCTCGCCGGTCACGACGAGCCCGGACGCCCTGGCGGTCAAGCGCGCGGCGGCAGCCGGCAAGCTCGCGGTCGACGTGGCCTACTGGGGAGGAGCGGTGCCGGAGAACCTCGGCGCCCTGCATCCGCTGTTCCAGGCGGGCGTCGTCGGCGTGAAGTGCTTCCTGTCGCCCTCCGGCATCGACGAGTTCGGTCACCTCGATCCCGCACAGCTGGAGGCGGCGCTCGCCGAGCTCGCGGCCTTCGACGGACTGCTCATCGTGCACGCCGAGGACCCGGCGCATCTGCACGCGGACGGCCCGCTCGGGGTCCGTTACGAGGACTTCCTGGCGTCGCGCCCGCCCGAGAGCGAGCGCGACGCCATCCGGACCGTGATCGCCGCAGCCCGTCGCACCGGCGCCCGCGTGCACATCGTGCACGTGTCGGACGGCGCGGCGCTCGCCGACGTGGCCGCAGCCAAGGCGGACGGGGTGCGGATCACCGTGGAGACCTGCCCGCACTATCTGACCCTGGATGCAGCCGAGGTGCCGGACGGTGCGGCCGATCACAAGTGCTGCCCGCCCATCCGCGATCGCGCCAACCAGGACCTCCTGTGGGCCGGGGTCGTGGACGGCACGATCGATGCGATCGTCAGCGACCACTCGCCCTCGACCGTCGCGCTGAAGACGGAGCCGGATTTCGGGCTCGCCTGGGGCGGGATCGCGGGGCTGCAGACCGGGCTGTCCGCGGTGCACACGGCGGCGCTCGCGCGCGGCATCGCGCTGGAGCACCTCATCCCGCTGATGACGACGGGGCCGGCACGGATCGCGGGTCTCGGTGCGCGCGGCACGATCGCCGTCGGCCGGCCCGCCCATCTCGCCGTCTTCCGGCCGGGGGCGAGCATCACGATCGATGCCGCCGACCTCGAGTACCGGAACCCCGTCTCGCCCTGGCACGGTCGCACGCTCACCGGGCTCATCGAGACGACATACGTGCACGGCGAGCCCGTGTACCGCCGCGGCGAGCCGGTCGTGGCCCGCCCGGGGCGGGAGATCATCGCCGCGATCGAGGAGGAAGCCGCGTGA
- a CDS encoding glycoside hydrolase family 13 protein, whose protein sequence is MTSTPDAASPVPAADAFTPAPGSEWWRTAVIYQIYPRSFADSDGDGLGDLPGITSRLGALADLGVDAIWLSPFMVSPQKDAGYDVADYCDVDPLFGTLADFDAMLERAHGLDIRVIVDLVPNHSSDQHVWFQEALRSAPGSRERARYIFRDGRGENGELPPNNWESVFGGPMWDRVTEPDGTPGQWYLHIFDSSQPDFDWTNPEVREEFRRILRFWLDRGVDGFRVDVAHGLIKKDGLPDYTPADDADSMGGEEQDVPYWGQPGVHDVYRDWHLVLEEYPGHRALCAEAWLPTPDKTALWVRPDEMHQAFNFPYAMTEWDAAALRTVITDSLRAFPAVGAPATWVLSNHDVIRHASRLALTAPSPQGEGIGPDSVAQPIPELGLRRARAATTVMLALPGSAYLYQGEELGLPEAIDIPDDARQDPTWFRTNHEKYGRDGCRVPIPWEAGAPAYGFNQTGLAWLPQPATWADYARDVQEGDARSTLELYKHLLAERRAHELATAPLAWLDGYPDDVLAFQVGTITVIANTGPAPVELPAGRILVASEPFEGRELPADTAVWLTTD, encoded by the coding sequence ATGACTTCGACGCCGGACGCTGCATCCCCCGTCCCCGCCGCTGACGCGTTCACTCCCGCGCCCGGTTCCGAATGGTGGCGCACAGCCGTCATCTATCAGATCTATCCGCGCTCCTTCGCGGACTCGGACGGTGACGGCCTGGGCGACCTGCCCGGCATCACCTCCCGCCTCGGCGCCCTCGCCGACCTCGGCGTCGACGCGATCTGGCTGAGCCCGTTCATGGTCTCGCCGCAGAAGGACGCCGGGTACGACGTGGCCGACTACTGCGACGTCGATCCGCTCTTCGGCACCCTCGCGGACTTCGACGCCATGCTCGAGCGCGCGCACGGGCTCGACATCCGCGTGATCGTCGACCTCGTCCCCAACCACTCCTCGGATCAGCACGTCTGGTTCCAGGAGGCCCTGCGCTCCGCTCCCGGCAGCCGCGAGCGCGCCCGCTACATCTTCCGCGACGGCCGCGGCGAGAACGGCGAGCTTCCGCCGAACAACTGGGAGTCCGTCTTCGGCGGCCCGATGTGGGACCGGGTCACCGAGCCGGACGGGACGCCCGGCCAGTGGTACCTGCACATCTTCGACTCGTCGCAGCCGGACTTCGACTGGACCAACCCCGAGGTCCGCGAGGAGTTCCGCCGCATCCTGCGCTTCTGGCTCGACCGCGGTGTCGACGGGTTCCGCGTGGACGTCGCGCACGGCCTCATCAAGAAAGACGGCCTGCCGGACTACACGCCCGCCGACGACGCCGACTCGATGGGCGGCGAGGAGCAGGACGTTCCGTACTGGGGTCAGCCCGGCGTGCACGACGTCTACCGGGACTGGCACCTGGTGCTCGAGGAGTACCCCGGCCACCGTGCGCTCTGCGCGGAGGCGTGGTTGCCGACGCCCGACAAGACCGCCCTCTGGGTGCGCCCGGACGAGATGCACCAGGCGTTCAACTTCCCCTACGCCATGACGGAATGGGATGCCGCGGCCCTGCGCACGGTGATCACCGACTCGCTGCGCGCCTTCCCCGCCGTGGGGGCGCCGGCCACGTGGGTGCTGTCGAACCACGACGTCATCCGCCACGCTTCCCGCCTGGCCCTGACCGCCCCGAGCCCGCAGGGCGAGGGCATCGGACCGGACTCGGTCGCGCAGCCGATCCCCGAGCTGGGCCTGCGGCGGGCGCGTGCCGCCACGACCGTCATGCTGGCGCTTCCCGGTTCGGCCTACCTCTATCAGGGTGAGGAGCTCGGGCTGCCGGAGGCGATCGACATCCCGGACGACGCCCGTCAGGACCCGACCTGGTTCCGCACGAACCACGAGAAGTACGGCCGCGACGGCTGCCGCGTGCCCATCCCGTGGGAGGCCGGCGCTCCCGCCTACGGCTTCAACCAGACCGGTCTCGCGTGGCTCCCCCAGCCTGCGACGTGGGCGGACTACGCCCGCGACGTGCAGGAGGGCGATGCCCGCTCGACACTCGAGCTCTACAAGCACCTGCTGGCGGAACGGCGCGCGCATGAGCTGGCGACGGCGCCGCTGGCGTGGCTCGACGGGTACCCGGACGACGTGCTCGCCTTCCAGGTCGGGACGATCACGGTGATCGCGAACACGGGTCCCGCTCCGGTCGAGCTCCCGGCCGGCCGCATCCTCGTGGCGAGCGAGCCGTTCGAGGGGCGCGAGCTCCCGGCCGACACGGCCGTCTGGCTCACGACCGACTGA
- the uraH gene encoding hydroxyisourate hydrolase — MTHLTTHILDATRGAPAADVSVTLARHLPSSAAEPVAAGRTDADGRLAIGPDVLAPGTYALTFATGEYFAELGVEGFYPQVTVTFTVTDERHYHVPLLLSPFSYSTYRGS, encoded by the coding sequence ATGACGCACCTGACGACCCACATCCTGGACGCGACGCGTGGTGCGCCCGCCGCGGACGTGTCGGTCACCCTCGCCCGGCATCTGCCGAGCAGCGCGGCTGAGCCGGTCGCCGCCGGACGCACGGATGCGGACGGGCGCCTCGCGATCGGGCCCGACGTGCTCGCACCAGGCACGTACGCCCTGACCTTCGCGACCGGGGAGTACTTCGCCGAGCTGGGCGTGGAGGGCTTCTACCCGCAGGTGACGGTGACCTTCACGGTCACGGATGAGCGGCACTACCACGTGCCGTTGCTGCTGAGCCCGTTCTCCTACAGCACCTACCGCGGCAGCTGA
- a CDS encoding acetamidase/formamidase family protein, whose translation MPGDHYLPAAVDTVMWGRLPCASDAPVLRIAPGDTVTIDTVSHEGVLEDQGKDPLLFFTGHGVPADQVLQDAIGIARTLSRDVVADGPHVVTGPLHIEGAEVGDLLKITVENLLPRVPYGVISNRHGKGALVGELPRGEHNVSVFTPVESRPEGLVGVLPLVEGGDRMVEFPLAPFLGTMGVAVSGDQRPHSVPPGTHGGNIDINLLTEGAVLYLPVQVPGALAYVGDPHFAQGDGEVALTALEASLRATLRFEVVPRAEALAEFGEVAGPLVRTAEYLVPTGLDPDLGEAMRRCVRAALTLLQARYGMAEHLAYAYLSAATDFDISQVVDIVCGVHARIRLADFAAVDVPAARDVAGTGEETR comes from the coding sequence ATGCCCGGAGACCACTACCTGCCCGCCGCCGTCGACACCGTGATGTGGGGCCGGCTGCCCTGCGCGAGCGACGCTCCGGTGCTCCGCATCGCGCCGGGCGACACCGTGACGATCGACACCGTCTCCCACGAGGGCGTCCTCGAGGACCAGGGCAAGGATCCGCTGCTGTTCTTCACGGGTCACGGGGTCCCCGCCGATCAGGTCCTGCAGGACGCGATCGGGATCGCGCGGACGCTGTCGCGCGACGTCGTGGCCGACGGCCCGCACGTCGTCACCGGTCCCCTGCACATCGAGGGCGCCGAGGTCGGCGACCTCTTGAAGATCACGGTGGAGAACCTCCTGCCGCGCGTCCCCTACGGGGTCATCTCCAACCGGCACGGCAAGGGCGCGCTCGTGGGCGAGCTTCCGCGCGGCGAGCACAACGTCAGCGTGTTCACCCCCGTGGAGTCCCGCCCCGAGGGGCTCGTCGGCGTCCTGCCGCTCGTGGAGGGTGGCGACCGGATGGTGGAGTTCCCGCTCGCCCCCTTCCTCGGCACGATGGGGGTCGCCGTCTCGGGCGACCAGCGCCCGCACTCGGTACCGCCCGGCACGCACGGCGGCAACATCGACATCAACCTGCTCACCGAGGGAGCGGTGCTCTACCTGCCGGTGCAGGTCCCGGGCGCGCTCGCGTACGTGGGCGACCCGCACTTCGCGCAGGGCGACGGGGAGGTCGCCCTCACCGCCCTCGAGGCGTCCTTGCGCGCGACCCTGCGCTTCGAGGTGGTCCCCCGCGCCGAGGCGCTCGCCGAGTTCGGCGAGGTCGCCGGACCCCTGGTCCGCACGGCGGAGTACCTCGTGCCCACCGGACTCGACCCCGACCTCGGCGAGGCCATGCGACGGTGCGTGCGGGCGGCGCTGACGCTCCTCCAGGCGCGGTACGGGATGGCGGAGCACCTCGCCTACGCCTACCTCTCGGCCGCGACCGACTTCGACATCTCGCAGGTGGTGGACATCGTCTGCGGCGTGCACGCCCGCATCCGGCTCGCCGACTTCGCCGCCGTGGACGTCCCAGCCGCCCGGGACGTCGCCGGCACGGGGGAGGAGACCCGATGA